Part of the Zea mays cultivar B73 chromosome 4, Zm-B73-REFERENCE-NAM-5.0, whole genome shotgun sequence genome is shown below.
AGCCGTGGTTTGGTCATTACCAGCCGTTTGGAAGGTGCTGATGCGtatgacgtcagcgctgacgtggctagtgacgtggcagctgacgtcagcgctgacgtaacgctgacgtggctagtacagtggcagctgacgtggcatatgttttattatatgccaccagtttggtcacagatgtgcagagaataattttattggAAATTGCAAAATATACTAGAACAGAGGAATGAGCACACAATTCCATATTCCATAGATGAATACAACTAGTATTCCAGTGCGCATACAAACTAAGTGGACAACACTAAACTCAGTTCATAGCATCACCACTTGAGTTCACATTTCAGTTGAGTTTGCACAAACATAACAGCATATAATCAAAAGTTGACACCCACGAGCAACTAGAGTTTTTGGGTACCCTCATGTCAAAGAACAGGCCAAAAACAGCAGCTCTGACTAGCAGCCCTCATGtcgaagaagagttaccatgcaaggacaagagcttcttgatgagcacattggtctcctccatctccttgctgtTCTTCTCTGTTATCTTCTTGTACTCCTCCAACTCCCTTTGTGTCCTCGCCTGCTGTTCCTCAGCTTCTTCACATTTCTTCCTGAGCTGGTCGAGTTCACCTTGAACAGCAGCCGTCGCTTCAGCTGCAAGTTGTTCCCGAAGCTCACTATGATTTGATGATGAAGCCTTGGAGGTTGCCGATGTTTTGATGCCGACGCTTTTCAGGAATTGGTGTGAGCTGCTCTGGGACAGCACCTTCGACACAAGGTGCACACTGGATGCTGGCATctcaccttcagcaacaggttcagccctcaaagcctccatatgagactgaaatatcatggacagaaacagttacatgttattgctaatgagcaacagcaagatgctgacaataatgtgaaaacagtgactttcatttctagtgcacgggtcctacaaggcattaacaaagactatgaaaaatagactgacagactctaaaagctatacatttgatggcaaattaaagcagattatagcagttacaaattatagcagatttgcttaaaagctatacatttgatggcaaattaaAAGCTATTCATTTGAAATACTCTATAAATAGACTATGAaaaataatgtgaaaacagttacaaattatagcagatttgcttaacaaagactctaaaacctatacatttctagtgcacgggtcctacaaaaaatagactatgatatttactttcatttcagaaatttgatggcagacaaaatagactatgatctgaactcccctgggatgggacaagcgatctcACTCATCGATCTCACTCCCCTTCGTTCCATCGACCCACAGCCAGCCTCCCTCATATGATCTCATAAAAATTACACTAAATAAAGAAAACAAATGAACTTACAAGTGCTTCTCTTGCCGGTTCACTCAGGCCACGTTTGGAGCTGGTATGACAGGTCTTGAAGGCGTCCACCGCATCTAGTTCTTCAGTCTGGTCTAAGCTGGGTTCTTCTCGGTTTCTCTTCTGCTTCTGTTTCGTGGATAAACAATCACAGCGAAGTTTGCTCAGATCAAATGCAATAGAAGTTGAGTGCACAAGTGCAGGTAGTACTACAAGGTAATAGTTACTTACATATGCATGTAAGTGTGCCACATAGCAGCGAGAACCCGTAGCCTGATGAAACTTGACTTGACTGCGGTTCTGCTTGTTCTTTGCACTTATTTCCTACAAGAGAATGAACATGTCAGATTAGATCATAGGTTCAATATGCGAAGATCCTTTGCAAACGTATAGTGAAAGAACAATATATGACAAGATACCCATACCATGTTCTTTGGATCAGACCACTTTGCAACTAATGCCCTCCACTGTTCATCAGTCATGTAAGATACAGGAGAAGTTGTGCTAATCTCATTTGCAGGTACACCATTGAAGTATTTCTGCTTGAGCCGATAACGCTGGTTTTTTACCGCAGAGCGTAGCATATCGGTGCAAGCTTCCTTTGTTGCCTTGTCCTCAGTGTTAACGGACAAGCGCCCCTATGCATATGACAATTCCATAGTTAGTCAATTCAGGTTAAGCAGTATACAAGTGAACCATAGAATcagtaatgcacttacatttagctgtgacacaaagctgttgtagtatttctggtcgtccttgtaatctttccaacgagttaggataggcatggtttcccgaataatgatgccagcctctgatgcaaacttggcagcttgaacaggttcatgtggcctttttttgccttcctcaacagctatgggcagtctcctttgcataactttagtcatcctgtccagttgttttcccttggttgctgccctgggtctccttggtgctcgctgtgtaggagctacaaaatataattcgcttttattgaataatgaaattgttttgtttcatgcaaatcaacaaaagagatgccttatttgactgaaaaaatagaacttgccttcagtttcttcatctctagctacattggcttgagcatcacctgtactgtcatgagcagcagatgccatggcttcctcttcagctctgctgaaatgatcagcaagtccaggtgtagtacggctgttgccttcagcatcacctgtactatcatgagcagcagatgccatggcttcctctgcagctctgctgaaatgatcagcaagtccaggtgtagtagGGCTGTTTGGTATGTGATCATTTCCATCTGTTGGTTCCTGTACATTGTGGCCATCTATCTCTGTAGAGTGAAACCTTTTTGAAGATTGCTCCTCTGGTTGTGCACCTGCCCTCACTCTCTTGCTGAACCTAATGCCTGGAGCCATGTTGgggtctatcttcttctttgaagcAAGGGTTGTGTTTCTACCTCTTCTAGGATACTGTCCACAAAAAAAGTCATGTGCATTAAAAAGCAAGACCATATATTAATTAAGAGGTATGAAATAAAGAATATGAATCTAAAGGCATGAGCATATATTAAACACCAGATAAAAAACATTGAAATGCAATGCAACTATTTGGCATCCACTACTTTGAAGATAGAAGGAGCACCTTCATTGCCAGGGGTTTTGGCTGCTCATAATATTCACTGTCATCATCAgtatctccttgatcatcatcgtcaAGGAGATAGAAAGAGACATATGAATCCGAATCTGAACTAGTATTTATCTTGTTTGCTGCATGTTTCCCCTTTGTTGATGCAGATGGTGAGACAGAATTATTTAGAACAGAAGTATATTTGTTCAGACCCAAATCTTGCATCTTCTTTATATTCTCCTCCACTTGTTTATCCCGTCTTCTCTCATAAGCAGTTCGCTCATGTTGAACTACTTGCAAGATAGATAAGAACAAGCATACTGTGTGTATTAGATAATGTAAAGGATTTTACTAAAAGCTAAGAGGTACTACTATTTGCAGGGAAGGATTTGACTAAAAGCAAATAGATAAGATGTGTAGATTCAGTCATTATGAAGCTTGGTTATTATTGTGCAAGTTCATAATTGTGGTTGCACTGTAACTGTAGTGTTTCCCCTGTTTGGTTGTGGAAATCTTTATGCAGGCTTAAACAATGTTCAAAGTACTAGCTAGTACATTGATTAGGCGATGTAGATTTACACAAGCTGATGAACAAAAAAAGTGAAGATATTCTCATCTCTTTCTACCAGCAAGGTTCAAGAAAGCACTAAGCGCTGAGCGAGCGGTATGGTGGTGAAAATGCTTAAGCGTGATTAATCGTGCTTAATCATTTTtgttaaaaaaagaaaaaaatacatGATATTGGGCCACCCTGCAGCAGCCCTTAACCCCCACCTCCTCTCTTCATGAGTCTGCAGCCCACTAGGCCCACCTGCCAGGAGGCTCAACGCAAAACCCCTCTCCCGTGATGACCTCTCCTCCGTGCCGTACGCTCTCCGGCTCCCTCTCCCGAAGCCTCTCCTCCCTCGTGCGATCTTCACCTCTACCGTGAAGCCGCTCCGCCTCTCTCTCACCAATCTGCTGCCTGCAGCCATCGTAGGTCcgtccgctctctctctctctcgttgatCCGTCGATTTGCTGCCTGCTGGATTGACCCCGGAGGTGTtcctcctcttcctctccctcctctacTCCCTTAAACATGCCGAATGGGCACGATTAAGCAGGGCCAGCGCTTAATTGCCCGCTTAGTAGGTAAGCGATGCGTTGACCCTCTGCGCAGCGCTTAACCGCGCCTAATCGCACGCCTAATCGCGCTTTCTTGAACCTTGTCTACCAGTACTAGAAACATAAGTTCTCTACTAAAACATGGATGTGACTGCATATAACACAATGTAAGGAACCAAACACAACTGTATGagtgcacaatgattacataaatcaATATACAATATCTCTGATAACAACGAATGAATAATTAAACTAAATCTAGCGATGCTTAgggtttaggggttggacctttctgacttatgtgcctccttttgttcaccatcaaggtcgtctgcgatgacccaaatccagcgatgttagggtttaggggttAGCGAGAGCAATGTGGATGGGGCGTGTTAGGTGGAAGGGGCGAGAGAAATGGGGATGGCAATGAGATAGAGCGGGATGCGGCGAGTGAAGTCGGCGCCGACGCAGCTCATCGACGCGATTAGAGGTAAGGGGGCGGCTGTGAGGTacctggtcgagggggcaggtcgtcgacggcggatgtgtcccagcggcggcggtgaggttcctggtcgagggggcaggtcgtcgacAGCCGTCGTGTCCCGGCGGCGGCGATTAGGTTTGGAGAAGTGGGGGAGAAAGAAGAGTGGGGGAGAAATAAGAGGAGTGCGGGAGATAGAGGATGAGAGCGGAGTATGTTTTAGTGACGACGGCGAAAATGTTTTTGGCGCCCAATGTGTTTGGCAATGCGGAGTCTAATGCGTTTAAGTATACTAGCGCTGGGTATATGTTGAAAACACGTGCATAGCCCAATGGTTTGACTTGCTAACTATAAGGCCGAGCTCCAAGGTTCAAGCGCCTGCAAGGAGACTTTTTTTGTGTTTTGCATACCATTTTATATTAATTCTTTGTTTTTTATTTATCTCTATGTTTTTTTTTGCAATTATCTATTCATGGACACATTAGTTGGGTTTATGATCATGTTATAATATTTTGAAATATTTTTGCAATAGTGGTACTATACATCTCTCACTTGCAATagcatctctcacttagtaattagccttatatgagagatgtatgcatttcttaggatgtgtgtcaccactttgtccgaatgagttgaaactattttgtgaacattgtacaccaaaatgaatggtccatgcaagtttttagagttttctagctaggctatggtattgtaacaaatatctttacgaaatACAACAAATAATTACAGTAATTAGTAAACTAGGTCTGAAC
Proteins encoded:
- the LOC118476892 gene encoding uncharacterized protein; this translates as MLRSAVKNQRYRLKQKYFNGVPANEISTTSPVSYMTDEQWRALVAKWSDPKNMEISAKNKQNRSQVKFHQATGSRCYVAHLHAYKQKRNREEPSLDQTEELDAVDAFKTCHTSSKRGLSEPAREALSHMEALRAEPVAEGEMPASSVHLVSKVLSQSSSHQFLKSVGIKTSATSKASSSNHSELREQLAAEATAAVQGELDQLRKKCEEAEEQQARTQRELEEYKKITEKNSKEMEETNVLIKKLLSLHGNSSST
- the LOC118477055 gene encoding uncharacterized protein, which translates into the protein MQDLGLNKYTSVLNNSVSPSASTKGKHAANKINTSSDSDSYVSFYLLDDDDQGDTDDDSEYYEQPKPLAMKYPRRGRNTTLASKKKIDPNMAPGIRFSKRVRAGAQPEEQSSKRFHSTEIDGHNVQEPTDGNDHIPNSPTTPGLADHFSRAAEEAMASACITDSMVHLYTA